In Phacochoerus africanus isolate WHEZ1 chromosome 14, ROS_Pafr_v1, whole genome shotgun sequence, one genomic interval encodes:
- the LOC125114669 gene encoding keratin-associated protein 4-11-like isoform X4: MVSSCCGSVCSDQGCGQDLCQETCCRPSCCVSTCCRPSCCISSCCRPQCCQSVCCQPTCSQPRCCISSCCRPQCCQSVCCQPTCSQPRCCISSCCRPQCCQSVCCRPQCCQSVCCQPTCSQPRCCISSCCRPPCCHPCCCLRPVCGRVSCHTTCYRPTCVISTCPRPTCCASSCC; the protein is encoded by the exons ATGGTCAGCTCGTGTTGTGGCTCCGTCTGCTCTGACCAGGGCTGTGGCCAAGACCTCTGCCAGGAGACCTGCTGCCGCCCCAGCTGCTGTGTGTCCACCTGCTGCCGCCCCAGCTGCTGCATctccagctgctgcaggcccCAATGCTGCCAGTCTGTGTGCTGCCAGCCCACCTGCTCTCAGCCCCGCTGCTGCATCTCTAGCTGCTGCAGGCCCCAATGCTGCCAGTCTGTGTGCTGCCAGCCCACCTGCTCTCAGCCCCGCTGCTGCATCTCTAGCTGCTGCAGGCCCCAATGCTGCCAGTCTGT ctgctgcaggcccCAATGCTGCCAGTCTGTGTGCTGCCAGCCCACCTGCTCTCAGCCCCGCTGCTGCATCTCTAGCTGCTGCAGGCCCCC ctgctgCCACCCCTGCTGCTGCCTGCGGCCCGTCTGTGGCCGGGTCTCCTGCCACACCACTTGCTACCGCCCCACCTGTGTCATCtccacctgcccccgccccacgtGCTgtgcctcctcctgctgctga
- the LOC125114669 gene encoding keratin-associated protein 4-7-like isoform X3, with amino-acid sequence MVSSCCGSVCSDQGCGQDLCQETCCRPSCCVSTCCRPSCCISSCCRPQCCQSVCCQPTCSQPRCCISSCCRPQCCQSVCCQPTCSQPRCCISSCCRPQCCQSVCCRPPCCQSSCCQPSCCRPSCCISSGCRPPCCQPSCCGSSCCHPCCCLRPVCGRVSCHTTCYRPTCVISTCPRPTCCASSCC; translated from the exons ATGGTCAGCTCGTGTTGTGGCTCCGTCTGCTCTGACCAGGGCTGTGGCCAAGACCTCTGCCAGGAGACCTGCTGCCGCCCCAGCTGCTGTGTGTCCACCTGCTGCCGCCCCAGCTGCTGCATctccagctgctgcaggcccCAATGCTGCCAGTCTGTGTGCTGCCAGCCCACCTGCTCTCAGCCCCGCTGCTGCATCTCTAGCTGCTGCAGGCCCCAATGCTGCCAGTCTGTGTGCTGCCAGCCCACCTGCTCTCAGCCCCGCTGCTGCATCTCTAGCTGCTGCAGGCCCCAATGCTGCCAGTCTGT CTGCTGCAGGCCCCCGTGCTGCCAGTCCTCGTGCTGCCAGCCCTCCTGCTGCCGCCCCAGCTGCTGCATCTCCAGCGGCTGCAGGCCCCCGTGCTGCCAgccctcctgctgtggctccagctgctgCCACCCCTGCTGCTGCCTGCGGCCCGTCTGTGGCCGGGTCTCCTGCCACACCACTTGCTACCGCCCCACCTGTGTCATCtccacctgcccccgccccacgtGCTgtgcctcctcctgctgctga
- the LOC125114669 gene encoding keratin-associated protein 4-8-like isoform X1, which translates to MVSSCCGSVCSDQGCGQDLCQETCCRPSCCVSTCCRPSCCISSCCRPQCCQSVCCQPTCSQPRCCISSCCRPQCCQSVCCQPTCSQPRCCISSCCRPQCCQSVCCQPTCSQPRCCISSCCRPQCCQSVCCRPPCCQSSCCQPSCCRPSCCISSGCRPPCCQPSCCGSSCCHPCCCLRPVCGRVSCHTTCYRPTCVISTCPRPTCCASSCC; encoded by the exons ATGGTCAGCTCGTGTTGTGGCTCCGTCTGCTCTGACCAGGGCTGTGGCCAAGACCTCTGCCAGGAGACCTGCTGCCGCCCCAGCTGCTGTGTGTCCACCTGCTGCCGCCCCAGCTGCTGCATctccagctgctgcaggcccCAATGCTGCCAGTCTGTGTGCTGCCAGCCCACCTGCTCTCAGCCCCGCTGCTGCATCTCTAGCTGCTGCAGGCCCCAATGCTGCCAGTCTGTGTGCTGCCAGCCCACCTGCTCTCAGCCCCGCTGCTGCATCTCTAGCTGCTGCAGGCCCCAATGCTGCCAGTCTGTGTGCTGCCAGCCCACCTGCTCTCAGCCCCGCTGCTGCATctccagctgctgcaggcccCAATGCTGCCAGTCTGT CTGCTGCAGGCCCCCGTGCTGCCAGTCCTCGTGCTGCCAGCCCTCCTGCTGCCGCCCCAGCTGCTGCATCTCCAGCGGCTGCAGGCCCCCGTGCTGCCAgccctcctgctgtggctccagctgctgCCACCCCTGCTGCTGCCTGCGGCCCGTCTGTGGCCGGGTCTCCTGCCACACCACTTGCTACCGCCCCACCTGTGTCATCtccacctgcccccgccccacgtGCTgtgcctcctcctgctgctga
- the LOC125114669 gene encoding keratin-associated protein 4-9-like isoform X2, with amino-acid sequence MVSSCCGSVCSDQGCGQDLCQETCCRPSCCVSTCCRPSCCISSCCRPQCCQSVCCQPTCSQPRCCISSCCRPQCCQSVCCQPTCSQPRCCISSCCRPQCCQSVCCQPTCSQPRCCISSCCRPQCCQSVCCQPTCSQPRCCISSCCRPPCCQSSCCHPCCCLRPVCGRVSCHTTCYRPTCVISTCPRPTCCASSCC; translated from the exons ATGGTCAGCTCGTGTTGTGGCTCCGTCTGCTCTGACCAGGGCTGTGGCCAAGACCTCTGCCAGGAGACCTGCTGCCGCCCCAGCTGCTGTGTGTCCACCTGCTGCCGCCCCAGCTGCTGCATctccagctgctgcaggcccCAATGCTGCCAGTCTGTGTGCTGCCAGCCCACCTGCTCTCAGCCCCGCTGCTGCATCTCTAGCTGCTGCAGGCCCCAATGCTGCCAGTCTGTGTGCTGCCAGCCCACCTGCTCTCAGCCCCGCTGCTGCATCTCTAGCTGCTGCAGGCCCCAATGCTGCCAGTCTGTGTGCTGCCAGCCCACCTGCTCTCAGCCCCGCTGCTGCATctccagctgctgcaggcccCAATGCTGCCAGTCTGTGTGCTGCCAGCCCACCTGCTCTCAGCCCCGCTGCTGCATCTCTAGCTGCTGCAGGCCCCCGTGCTGCCAGTCCTC ctgctgCCACCCCTGCTGCTGCCTGCGGCCCGTCTGTGGCCGGGTCTCCTGCCACACCACTTGCTACCGCCCCACCTGTGTCATCtccacctgcccccgccccacgtGCTgtgcctcctcctgctgctga